Proteins found in one Anopheles aquasalis chromosome 3, idAnoAquaMG_Q_19, whole genome shotgun sequence genomic segment:
- the LOC126577736 gene encoding histone H4 encodes MTGRGKGGKGLGKGGAKRHRKVLRDNIQGITKPAIRRLARRGGVKRISGLIYEETRGVLKVFLENVIRDAVTYTEHAKRKTVTAMDVVYALKRQGRTLYGFGG; translated from the coding sequence ATGACCGGCCGCGGCAAAGGTGGAAAGGGTCTAGGAAAGGGCGGAGCCAAGCGTCACCGAAAGGTTCTTCGCGATAACATCCAGGGCATCACGAAGCCAGCCATCCGTCGTCTGGCGCGTCGTGGCGGAGTGAAGCGTATCTCTGGCCTGATCTACGAGGAAACCCGTGGCGTGCTGAAGGTGTTCCTGGAGAACGTGATCCGTGATGCGGTCACCTACACCGAGCACGCCAAGCGCAAGACGGTGACGGCAATGGATGTGGTGTACGCTCTGAAGCGACAGGGCCGCACCCTGTACGGATTCGGAGGTTAA
- the LOC126577735 gene encoding histone H3 has translation MARTKQTARKSTGGKAPRKQLATKAARKSAPATGGVKKPHRYRPGTVALREIRRYQKSTELLIRKLPFQRLVREIAQDFKTDLRFQSSAVMALQEASEAYLVGLFEDTNLCAIHAKRVTIMPKDIQLARRIRGERA, from the coding sequence ATGGCACGTACGAAGCAGACCGCTCGCAAGTCCACGGGAGGAAAGGCCCCGCGCAAGCAGCTGGCCACGAAGGCTGCCCGCAAGAgtgcaccggccaccggaggAGTGAAGAAGCCGCATCGTTACCGCCCGGGTACGGTTGCCCTGCGTGAGATCCGTCGCTACCAGAAGTCGACCGAGCTGCTGATCCGCAAGCTGCCGTTCCAGCGTCTGGTGCGTGAGATCGCGCAGGATTTCAAGACGGACCTTCGTTTCCAGAGCTCCGCTGTGATGGCCCTACAGGAGGCAAGCGAGGCGTACCTGGTTGGCTTGTTCGAGGACACGAACCTGTGTGCCATCCACGCCAAGCGCGTCACCATCATGCCCAAGGACATCCAGCTGGCTCGTCGCATCCGCGGTGAACGAGCTTAA